In Wolbachia endosymbiont of Spodoptera picta, a single window of DNA contains:
- the rplA gene encoding 50S ribosomal protein L1, translated as MSTYNDNSKQCLEKIVESASAKFNESVDIAVNLGVDSRKSEEQVRGTVVLPKGIGKNIKVAVFAQDKHLLEAEKAGADITGGEDLVEEIKKGRKLNVDWCITTPDFMAKITSIAKTLGAKGLMPNPKFGTVTSNIAEATKTIKSGQIKFRTDKNGVIHGKLGSIKFDIDDLLENLKAFLKVIRDNKPASVKGVYFKSVFLNSTMGKAHKINKVEDII; from the coding sequence ATGAGTACATATAATGATAATTCTAAGCAGTGTTTGGAGAAGATTGTTGAGTCTGCTTCAGCAAAATTTAATGAATCAGTTGATATCGCAGTCAATTTAGGTGTAGATTCACGTAAATCTGAAGAGCAGGTGCGTGGTACAGTAGTTTTGCCTAAAGGTATCGGGAAGAATATTAAAGTAGCTGTTTTTGCTCAAGATAAACATTTATTAGAAGCTGAAAAAGCTGGTGCTGATATTACAGGAGGAGAAGATTTGGTTGAAGAGATAAAAAAAGGTAGAAAGTTGAATGTTGATTGGTGCATCACTACTCCTGATTTCATGGCAAAAATCACTTCTATTGCAAAAACATTGGGTGCTAAAGGGCTGATGCCTAACCCTAAATTTGGTACTGTGACTTCTAACATTGCGGAAGCTACTAAAACCATTAAGTCTGGTCAAATAAAATTCAGGACGGATAAAAATGGTGTTATTCATGGTAAATTAGGAAGTATTAAATTTGATATTGATGATTTGCTGGAAAATTTAAAAGCCTTTCTTAAAGTAATTAGAGACAATAAACCTGCTTCTGTGAAAGGAGTTTACTTTAAAAGCGTTTTTTTAAATTCAACTATGGGTAAAGCTCATAAAATAAACAAAGTAGAAGATATAATTTAA
- a CDS encoding 50S ribosomal protein L11 translates to MSNIVAKINLLMEAGKAVPGPKIASVLGPRGIPVPKFCEAFNKATSAANASHKVGDLVTVRISIKDDRSHDFTISGPPVAYLLKQEAKLSKGSGNSGKELVAKLSMSAIIKVAKCKMVDMKVDNEDSAVKMVIGTAKSMGIEVVEG, encoded by the coding sequence ATGAGTAATATAGTTGCTAAGATTAACTTACTTATGGAAGCTGGGAAAGCAGTTCCAGGACCGAAAATTGCTTCAGTACTTGGCCCGCGTGGTATACCTGTTCCTAAATTTTGTGAAGCTTTTAATAAAGCTACTAGCGCTGCTAACGCTAGTCATAAAGTAGGTGATTTAGTAACAGTGAGAATTTCCATAAAGGATGATCGCTCTCATGATTTTACTATCAGCGGTCCACCTGTGGCTTATTTGCTTAAGCAGGAAGCTAAATTAAGTAAAGGTTCTGGTAATTCTGGTAAAGAATTAGTGGCTAAATTATCTATGTCTGCTATCATTAAAGTGGCAAAGTGTAAGATGGTTGATATGAAAGTGGATAATGAAGATTCAGCAGTGAAGATGGTTATAGGCACTGCAAAATCTATGGGTATAGAAGTTGTGGAAGGTTAG
- the nusG gene encoding transcription termination/antitermination protein NusG, giving the protein MEYKYKWYIIKVDYGYEKDICELAINNVYFKEVFIPYQTVCDVKSDIKELCEVYICMHLCDESKNILNQMTGFCGDESGHFEMISDDEVILKRKEFNRYKWYILRVASNYEEKVRQYILENSMRLNINNYFNRVFIPCEELSEMDLKSKKNAKRRKSFPGYVFLYMNLCDEVLNFINNIPKSLKVYGFLKNGNVPKVIEDNEIRSMCNALYNAQETKKLSYGYEKGEKVKINDGLFQNFTGKVDMVNDEKKIINVEVSILGKPTIIELDLAQVEKIED; this is encoded by the coding sequence ATGGAATATAAGTATAAATGGTATATCATTAAAGTCGATTACGGGTATGAGAAGGATATATGCGAGTTGGCAATCAATAATGTTTACTTTAAGGAGGTGTTTATTCCTTATCAGACAGTATGTGATGTAAAATCTGATATAAAAGAGTTATGTGAAGTATATATATGTATGCATCTGTGTGATGAAAGCAAAAATATTTTGAATCAAATGACTGGGTTTTGTGGTGATGAGTCTGGTCATTTTGAGATGATTTCAGATGATGAAGTAATTTTAAAACGTAAGGAATTTAATAGGTATAAGTGGTACATTTTAAGAGTTGCCTCTAATTATGAAGAGAAAGTGCGCCAATATATATTAGAAAATTCTATGAGATTGAATATTAATAATTATTTTAATAGGGTTTTTATTCCTTGTGAAGAATTAAGTGAGATGGATTTAAAATCTAAAAAAAATGCTAAACGAAGGAAGTCCTTTCCTGGTTATGTCTTTTTATACATGAATTTATGCGATGAGGTATTAAATTTTATTAATAATATACCAAAATCTCTTAAGGTTTATGGATTTTTGAAAAATGGTAATGTTCCAAAGGTGATTGAGGATAATGAGATTCGCTCAATGTGTAATGCGCTTTACAATGCTCAAGAAACGAAAAAGTTGAGTTATGGTTATGAGAAAGGTGAAAAAGTAAAAATTAATGATGGTCTTTTTCAAAATTTTACTGGTAAGGTAGATATGGTAAATGACGAGAAAAAAATTATTAATGTTGAAGTATCAATCTTAGGTAAGCCAACAATAATAGAGCTTGATTTGGCTCAAGTAGAGAAAATAGAGGATTAA
- the secE gene encoding preprotein translocase subunit SecE: MVEMLKNLYVFFCDMKQEIRRIAWIKKQQVLSSLFIVIIVILCFSIFFCFVDFMSLYIIKTLFGIIYGI; the protein is encoded by the coding sequence ATGGTAGAAATGTTAAAAAACCTATATGTTTTTTTTTGCGATATGAAGCAAGAAATAAGGAGAATTGCTTGGATAAAAAAACAGCAAGTATTGTCATCTTTGTTTATTGTAATAATTGTTATATTATGCTTTTCGATTTTCTTTTGCTTCGTAGATTTTATGTCTCTTTACATAATTAAGACTTTATTTGGAATTATTTATGGAATATAA
- the tuf gene encoding elongation factor Tu yields the protein MTAIVEAFGKPHVNVGTIGHVDHGKTTLTAAITKHYGNFVAYDQIDKAPEERKRGITIATAHVEYQTEKRHYAHVDCPGHADYVKNMIVGAAQMDAAILVVSGVDGPMPQTREHILLAKQVGVGYIVVYINKADVADADMIDLVEMEVRELLSKYGFPGDEVPMIVGSALKALEDDSSEYGKKSIDKLMEKLDEYVAVPPRPIDLPFLLPIEDVFSISGRGTVVTGRIEKGEIKTGDEIEIIGLKGTQKTICTGVEMFKKLLDKGSAGLNVGILLRGTKREEVERGQVLAKPGTITPHKKFNAEVYILKKEEGGRHTPFFGNYQPQFYLRTTDVTGSIKLLDGKEMVMPGDNVSIEVELQVPIAMDKGLRFAIREGGRTVGSGVVSEILE from the coding sequence ATGACAGCGATAGTAGAAGCATTTGGAAAGCCGCATGTAAACGTGGGAACGATAGGACATGTGGATCATGGGAAGACAACGTTAACAGCGGCGATAACAAAGCATTATGGTAATTTTGTAGCATATGATCAAATAGATAAAGCGCCAGAAGAGAGAAAGAGAGGTATAACAATAGCAACAGCGCATGTTGAATATCAAACAGAAAAGAGACACTATGCACACGTTGATTGCCCTGGACATGCTGATTATGTAAAGAATATGATAGTAGGTGCAGCACAGATGGATGCAGCGATATTGGTAGTGTCAGGGGTTGATGGGCCGATGCCACAAACGAGAGAGCATATATTGCTGGCAAAACAGGTGGGTGTTGGATATATCGTGGTATATATAAATAAAGCTGATGTTGCTGATGCTGATATGATAGATTTGGTAGAAATGGAAGTGAGAGAGTTGCTGAGTAAGTATGGATTTCCAGGTGATGAAGTGCCTATGATAGTTGGGTCTGCGTTAAAAGCATTAGAGGATGATAGTAGTGAGTATGGAAAGAAATCAATAGATAAATTGATGGAGAAGTTAGATGAGTATGTGGCAGTACCTCCAAGGCCTATAGATTTGCCGTTTTTGTTGCCAATAGAAGATGTATTTTCAATATCGGGCCGAGGGACGGTAGTAACAGGAAGAATAGAGAAGGGGGAGATAAAGACAGGGGACGAGATAGAGATAATAGGTCTGAAAGGGACGCAAAAGACGATATGTACTGGTGTTGAGATGTTTAAGAAGTTGCTAGATAAGGGAAGTGCAGGACTCAATGTAGGAATACTACTAAGAGGAACAAAGAGAGAAGAAGTGGAGAGAGGGCAAGTACTGGCAAAACCAGGGACAATAACCCCGCATAAGAAATTTAATGCGGAGGTGTATATATTGAAGAAAGAAGAAGGAGGAAGGCATACACCATTTTTTGGAAATTATCAGCCACAGTTTTATTTAAGGACAACGGATGTAACTGGGAGCATAAAATTGCTAGATGGAAAGGAGATGGTAATGCCAGGGGACAATGTAAGTATAGAAGTGGAGTTGCAAGTACCAATAGCAATGGATAAAGGATTGCGTTTTGCGATAAGAGAAGGTGGTAGAACTGTTGGTTCTGGGGTTGTTTCGGAAATTTTAGAGTAA